Proteins encoded within one genomic window of Candidatus Zixiibacteriota bacterium:
- a CDS encoding bi-domain-containing oxidoreductase — translation MKQIVQYPKKGMLRIEDVPAPAMREGGIIVRNACSLVSAGTERAMIELAEKSLVSKARSRPDLVRQVLDKVKTEGLGATYRKVKSRLDSPIPLGYSSSGVVMEISPEQTDFTVGERVACAGFGYACHSEMIFVPKNLAVKLPPAVSFRDGSFVTLGAIAMQGIRQADVRLGENVAIIGLGLLGQLTVQMLKAAGCRTIGLDVDPSKIDLALKCGVDFAVNNSSPDFERSVMHFTDGVGVDRVIITAAAQSSGIANQAARIARDRGHITVVGAVGMDLDRKPFYDKELSFNLSRSYGPGRYDRSYEEMGRDYPIGYVRWTERRNMTAFLDLIADGKICLDHLVTHSFKSEDAEKAYSIVTGKTPEPHLGIVLEYPSDVDTHASVEASPKQNKSNTKDGKLVIGAFGTGGFATGVLYPELRDNRDYTLKCLAAPNGIKSLSIARQFGFERASTSFEEVLADSEIGAVMILSPHNMHATQVAQALRAGKWVFVEKPLATSEDELKEIEHAMTLNSAQLMVGFNRRYSPAARAVRKELDKIPYPALLNYRVNAGFIPKDHPLQDPEIGKGRIIGEVCHFIDLMSFLADADIIEVLAYSAEHGSGLYLDSDNIHVIVKMSDGSSGCLTYAANGGQGMPKERLEIFSGGVSFVIDDFKSAEMFAGGKARKLYSGTQNKGHKNEIESFAAHYLACDDLAAGFRSATAVTRATLAIIESLATGHPQRLG, via the coding sequence GTGAAGCAAATAGTCCAGTATCCGAAAAAAGGCATGTTGCGTATAGAAGATGTTCCTGCGCCTGCTATGCGTGAAGGTGGCATTATTGTCAGGAACGCATGCTCGCTGGTATCCGCCGGAACTGAGCGCGCGATGATCGAACTCGCTGAAAAGAGTCTGGTCTCCAAGGCGCGTTCAAGGCCGGATCTTGTACGGCAAGTATTAGATAAAGTTAAGACTGAAGGGTTGGGTGCGACATACCGCAAAGTGAAGTCGCGCCTCGACTCTCCAATACCGTTAGGATATTCGTCATCCGGTGTCGTTATGGAAATATCACCGGAGCAGACCGATTTTACTGTCGGGGAGAGAGTGGCATGTGCTGGATTTGGATACGCATGCCACTCTGAGATGATATTCGTACCGAAGAATCTCGCTGTTAAGCTGCCGCCCGCTGTTTCATTCAGAGATGGATCCTTCGTGACGCTCGGAGCGATTGCGATGCAGGGTATCAGGCAGGCAGATGTTCGCCTCGGAGAAAATGTCGCAATCATCGGCCTTGGACTGCTGGGTCAGCTCACTGTGCAGATGCTCAAGGCGGCAGGGTGCAGGACAATCGGTCTTGACGTTGATCCCTCGAAGATCGATCTGGCACTGAAGTGCGGTGTCGATTTCGCCGTCAACAACTCATCGCCCGATTTTGAGAGATCGGTCATGCATTTCACTGATGGCGTAGGAGTCGATCGGGTCATTATCACGGCGGCTGCACAATCATCGGGGATCGCGAACCAGGCTGCACGGATCGCCCGTGATCGAGGGCATATCACTGTTGTCGGTGCGGTCGGCATGGATCTCGACAGAAAGCCATTCTACGACAAAGAACTTTCCTTCAATCTCTCTCGCTCATACGGTCCCGGGCGTTACGATCGATCATATGAAGAGATGGGGCGCGATTATCCGATTGGCTATGTCAGATGGACCGAGCGGAGAAACATGACTGCATTCCTCGATCTGATTGCCGATGGAAAGATCTGTCTCGATCACCTCGTGACACACTCTTTCAAGTCGGAAGATGCAGAAAAGGCCTACTCTATCGTAACCGGCAAAACTCCCGAGCCGCATCTCGGTATTGTCCTCGAGTATCCGAGCGATGTAGACACACACGCGAGTGTCGAGGCTTCACCGAAACAGAATAAGTCAAACACGAAAGATGGTAAACTTGTGATCGGAGCATTCGGTACAGGCGGATTCGCGACTGGAGTGCTCTACCCGGAACTTCGGGATAATCGAGATTACACCCTGAAATGTCTTGCTGCCCCAAATGGCATCAAATCGCTCTCCATAGCGAGGCAGTTCGGTTTCGAGCGCGCATCGACTTCATTTGAGGAGGTGCTCGCTGACTCAGAAATCGGCGCAGTGATGATTCTGTCACCGCACAACATGCACGCTACCCAGGTTGCGCAGGCGTTGCGAGCAGGGAAATGGGTATTTGTCGAGAAGCCTCTTGCAACCTCGGAAGATGAGTTGAAAGAAATCGAACATGCGATGACGCTGAATTCGGCTCAATTGATGGTCGGTTTCAACAGGCGATACTCGCCTGCAGCTCGGGCGGTCAGGAAGGAACTCGACAAAATTCCGTACCCGGCGCTACTCAATTACCGCGTAAACGCCGGCTTCATTCCGAAAGACCATCCACTGCAAGATCCTGAGATCGGCAAAGGCAGAATCATAGGCGAAGTCTGCCATTTCATAGACCTGATGTCATTCTTAGCAGATGCCGATATAATAGAGGTGTTAGCATACAGCGCTGAGCATGGAAGCGGACTGTATCTGGATAGCGACAATATTCATGTAATAGTGAAAATGTCGGATGGTTCATCCGGCTGCCTGACGTACGCCGCCAATGGCGGGCAGGGCATGCCGAAAGAACGGCTGGAAATCTTCTCCGGAGGAGTCAGCTTTGTAATCGATGACTTCAAGTCTGCGGAGATGTTTGCTGGAGGCAAAGCCAGGAAGCTCTATTCCGGAACACAGAATAAAGGTCATAAGAACGAAATTGAGTCGTTTGCGGCGCATTATCTGGCTTGTGATGACCTCGCTGCCGGGTTCAGGTCAGCCACTGCCGTCACTCGTGCGACGCTTGCGATCATTGAATCGCTTGCAACAGGACATCCCCAAAGGTTGGGCTAA
- a CDS encoding glycosyltransferase family 4 protein, producing MKIGIKATQIVEGGGQKHLEKLLHNYPSKPGTHLTVFLSERQQNFDFPARRDITYRYFETPGNGLIQRLIWEQTTLRRHIKRENIDVLFEPGNLGLFSRKIPRVMLIHNLAPFSRTFISTEPPLSKLRLHLLRLATKISARRAKGIIHLTKFAQSYVNGALGSNRIPQRVIYMGNDTQEGIALSRREIYEKYEIKGKLIFSSSHIYRYKNIMELVQAFRLLKERSDQELTLAIAGEPYDKSYTAEINAYIRDHKLEGSVRMLGSIDFRILLSFYAACDLFAFPSELESASLILLEALRMGAPIAASDTALCREVLEDAAVFFDPNDPESMCQAMSNLLGDSTLREALRKLALRRSRQFSWKSTAGNTDKFLCDVMSASPSATGALQAVPGPTKIRVNPDRKQHESVGTR from the coding sequence ATGAAAATAGGAATTAAGGCAACTCAAATTGTAGAAGGTGGCGGGCAGAAGCATCTTGAAAAGCTCCTGCACAACTATCCAAGCAAGCCCGGAACTCACCTGACAGTGTTCTTGTCTGAACGGCAGCAGAATTTTGATTTCCCTGCCCGGCGTGATATCACCTACAGGTACTTCGAGACCCCGGGCAATGGATTGATTCAGCGCCTCATCTGGGAGCAAACGACACTCCGACGACATATCAAGAGAGAAAACATCGACGTGTTGTTTGAGCCGGGCAATCTCGGGTTGTTTTCCCGCAAGATCCCTCGCGTGATGCTGATTCACAATCTCGCCCCGTTCAGTCGGACGTTTATCTCGACTGAACCCCCGCTCAGCAAGCTGCGACTGCATTTGCTGAGACTGGCCACAAAAATATCTGCGCGCAGGGCAAAAGGGATCATTCATCTGACGAAATTTGCACAGTCGTACGTGAATGGAGCTCTCGGATCCAATCGGATTCCACAGCGAGTTATCTACATGGGGAATGACACGCAGGAAGGCATAGCGCTGAGCCGACGCGAAATCTATGAGAAATATGAAATCAAGGGGAAGCTGATATTCTCATCTTCCCACATATATCGTTACAAGAACATAATGGAACTGGTGCAGGCATTCAGGCTGCTTAAGGAGAGATCTGACCAGGAGCTCACACTTGCGATTGCGGGCGAACCATACGACAAGTCTTACACAGCCGAGATCAATGCATATATACGCGATCACAAGCTTGAGGGCAGCGTGCGTATGCTCGGATCGATAGACTTCCGCATTCTGCTGAGCTTCTACGCAGCTTGCGATCTGTTTGCATTCCCGTCGGAGCTCGAATCCGCATCGTTGATCCTTCTTGAGGCTCTCAGGATGGGTGCTCCGATTGCGGCTTCAGACACGGCCCTTTGCAGAGAAGTTCTTGAGGATGCTGCTGTATTCTTCGATCCGAATGATCCCGAATCGATGTGTCAAGCGATGAGCAATCTTCTTGGGGACAGCACACTACGCGAAGCTCTCAGAAAATTGGCATTGAGGCGATCACGTCAGTTCAGTTGGAAGAGCACCGCCGGCAATACCGACAAGTTTCTGTGCGATGTCATGTCGGCAAGTCCTTCCGCCACCGGGGCGCTGCAGGCTGTCCCTGGTCCGACAAAGATAAGAGTCAATCCAGATAGAAAACAACACGAATCCGTGGGCACAAGATAG
- a CDS encoding glycosyltransferase family 4 protein, with amino-acid sequence MEKKEPFTAKAHQSILYISHYYPPEVNAPAIRVSQMAESWVKKGKQVTILTGFPNHPSGVIPSEYAGRFFMKETQNGVDIMRTYVYATPNKGFLKRIMNYLSFMFSALILGLPRLPRLDIVIATSPQFFVAIAGYLISVVKRIPFVFEVRDVWPEEIVAVGALQNKFIIGILERIEMFLYRRASLIVAVAKGTIDILTERGIAREKIVLLPNGINLDEFDVEVDTNRLRQKHNLNGEFLVTYIGTHGMAHKLQTVITAAEQLSSNRRIRFMMVGDGAEKQQLIRQAEELGLDNVTFVPQLPHDEVIEYYRMSDACMVPLRKAKLFTRNIPSKIYEIMASGRPILIGTEGESMELVTKANAGIAFEPENAESLVQNILKLCDDRELSKRLGRNGHEYATAHCSRNQIADTYLNHLQELTG; translated from the coding sequence ATGGAAAAGAAGGAACCGTTTACAGCAAAAGCGCATCAATCGATTCTGTATATATCGCACTACTATCCTCCCGAAGTCAACGCCCCTGCGATTCGTGTATCGCAGATGGCAGAGAGTTGGGTGAAGAAGGGCAAACAAGTGACTATTCTCACAGGCTTCCCCAATCATCCAAGTGGTGTCATTCCCAGCGAATATGCAGGTCGGTTCTTCATGAAAGAGACTCAAAATGGCGTGGATATCATGCGTACGTATGTCTATGCCACACCGAACAAGGGATTCCTCAAGCGGATCATGAACTATCTCTCTTTCATGTTTTCGGCACTCATTTTGGGACTGCCGAGACTTCCACGTCTTGACATAGTGATCGCGACCTCGCCGCAATTCTTCGTGGCGATAGCTGGATATCTGATTTCTGTCGTCAAGAGAATCCCATTTGTGTTCGAAGTCAGGGATGTTTGGCCGGAAGAGATTGTCGCGGTCGGTGCACTGCAAAACAAGTTCATAATTGGAATTCTGGAGCGGATCGAGATGTTTCTCTATCGGCGAGCCAGTCTGATAGTCGCTGTTGCCAAGGGTACGATAGACATTCTGACAGAGCGCGGAATAGCCCGCGAGAAAATCGTTTTGCTGCCGAACGGAATCAACCTCGATGAATTCGATGTGGAAGTGGACACGAATCGCCTTCGTCAGAAGCACAATCTTAACGGCGAATTCCTGGTCACATACATCGGCACACATGGAATGGCACACAAGCTTCAGACAGTCATCACTGCCGCAGAACAACTGAGCAGTAACCGGCGCATCAGATTCATGATGGTCGGGGATGGAGCTGAGAAGCAGCAGCTTATTAGGCAGGCAGAAGAATTGGGACTCGATAATGTGACCTTTGTGCCTCAATTGCCGCATGATGAAGTTATCGAATACTACAGAATGTCTGATGCATGCATGGTCCCCCTGCGCAAGGCCAAATTGTTTACAAGGAACATTCCATCAAAGATATATGAAATAATGGCATCAGGTCGTCCGATTCTGATTGGCACAGAAGGTGAATCCATGGAGTTGGTGACGAAAGCAAATGCGGGAATCGCATTTGAACCGGAGAATGCCGAGAGCCTCGTTCAGAACATTCTGAAGCTTTGTGACGACAGGGAATTATCCAAACGACTTGGGCGGAACGGTCATGAATATGCCACTGCCCACTGCAGTCGAAATCAGATTGCAGACACGTATCTCAATCACTTGCAGGAGCTCACGGGTTAG
- a CDS encoding PAS domain S-box protein, producing MNSESRVEFVTDNLQELLQKLAALAECVTDGIGVLDPDGRIVFRNSRLRKMLGCDTDDLAGRNVVDYLDPKWRGKFVESREAVRKGTLEPYELEMQTEGGTNITVKVLPKSVYDSEHRFVGSIGIFTDISELKRCEANTKRVSDTLRSLYDGVPIPTYTWQAKGDDIVLVDFNPAAAEITHGRVTDFVGKTASEMYANRPDIENDLAKCIKEKTTIKREMDYTHTTTSDVHDLIVTYSFLPPDQVLVCTEVATEHRKTSKQLLALDEKWRLLLRDSLDIIVNISRDGTILAVNHTISGKSPDEVIGKCMLDFISPEQREFVRSTIDQVFNSGSPTTYVVRATAPDGTFSSSYENRVVPLMVNNHVESVMIVSRDITDSRKAQEALKESEELYRTFFDGSRDAIFITGSDATFVNVNEAATALTGYIKDELVGMSITELHEPVDSATWEEYIKRIIAGESITSESDIRRKDGDVVRVEFSSKRILISGIPHVHSLARDVTERRKAEAARKESEDKFHALAEQNLIALYVLQENKIKFANQAASEMTEFSLEEIYRWDIKELFSKYIHPEDSAFVREQAMRKQAGMKAKVVPHYSYRIMTKSGKTKWVDQYSRSITFAGTPADFIMVVDITEQKEADEKLKESERFNRAVVENSPLGVSVRGRDGTLLSANKAWRKIWRFTDSEIDDMMTRKKSDLMSDTKIRYLGKWIPDVRRIYEQGGELHVPEAKVENPREGGALWVSQYFYAIMNRDGKVDRVVILTEDITDRKKIAQQLEDSEARFRTTLESSPDAIAVVGLDHAVSFCNQAAMELFGYESKDEIVGKSAFNFFVPEDRQTAAKNMEQMHSIGSLRNIESTMLRETGETFQAEVSAGFIRDVSGQPTAIVGVIKDITERKQQEAVLRESEEKFKVIAESTPIPVVISRQSDGKILFANSLIAPAFKYTDEELKNINSAVFYDDPENLRRVEKMLETGPVRNYEAKGRRSDGTTFWGTLTQDKIMFAGEQAYLGAFHDITEQKKIIEALRESEAKFRELADLLPQTIYEADTNGMLTFSNRHGFESTGYTQEDFDNGLNVLKLFNGADREKAKERMHRILQGERIEATEYDLVKKDGSTYPVLSYSSQVLRGGVSVGFRGIVIDITERKRAENELLRVNEDLRTERSKLEHANIALHEVLSSIEDRRKEVTKRVNTNMERLVQPILESLKRKSSEESRIIIKNLERTLEELTSPFTRDLETRISRLTPREIQICDMIRGGMRSGEIASALDISELTVQKFRQQIRKKLRINKKKINLASHLCSMSYNRLAQH from the coding sequence ATGAACAGCGAATCGAGAGTTGAGTTTGTCACTGACAATCTTCAGGAGCTTCTTCAGAAACTAGCAGCGCTGGCCGAGTGCGTCACGGACGGTATCGGCGTGCTCGATCCAGACGGCAGAATAGTTTTTAGAAACAGTCGCCTCCGCAAAATGCTCGGCTGCGACACCGACGATTTGGCCGGAAGAAACGTCGTCGACTATCTCGATCCGAAATGGAGAGGGAAATTTGTTGAGTCGCGCGAAGCCGTCCGCAAAGGAACACTAGAGCCGTATGAGCTTGAAATGCAGACCGAGGGGGGCACCAACATCACCGTCAAAGTCCTGCCGAAATCAGTGTACGATTCTGAGCATCGATTCGTTGGCAGCATAGGCATATTCACTGACATTTCGGAGTTGAAGAGGTGTGAGGCGAACACAAAGCGAGTGTCGGACACACTCAGATCACTTTACGATGGTGTCCCTATTCCGACGTACACCTGGCAGGCGAAGGGTGATGACATAGTGCTTGTTGACTTCAATCCGGCAGCGGCTGAGATAACACATGGGCGGGTGACTGACTTTGTGGGGAAAACGGCTTCCGAGATGTATGCAAACAGGCCGGATATCGAGAATGATCTGGCGAAATGTATTAAAGAGAAGACGACGATAAAGCGAGAGATGGACTATACGCACACGACGACCAGCGATGTTCATGATCTTATAGTGACTTACTCCTTCCTTCCTCCCGATCAAGTGCTGGTTTGTACCGAGGTTGCCACGGAACACAGGAAGACATCCAAGCAGTTACTGGCACTGGATGAAAAATGGAGACTGTTACTGAGGGACAGCCTCGATATAATAGTGAACATCTCTCGTGACGGGACGATACTTGCAGTAAATCACACGATATCCGGCAAGTCTCCTGATGAAGTGATAGGGAAGTGCATGTTGGATTTCATCTCACCGGAGCAACGGGAATTTGTCAGATCAACAATAGATCAGGTCTTCAATTCGGGTTCTCCCACTACTTACGTGGTCCGTGCCACGGCACCTGACGGCACGTTCTCGTCCTCGTATGAGAATCGCGTGGTTCCGCTGATGGTCAACAATCATGTAGAGTCTGTGATGATTGTTTCCCGCGACATCACTGACAGCAGAAAAGCTCAGGAGGCTCTCAAAGAATCGGAGGAACTGTACCGCACATTCTTTGATGGATCACGGGACGCTATCTTCATCACCGGATCCGATGCTACTTTCGTCAATGTTAACGAAGCTGCTACCGCTCTCACCGGTTATATAAAGGATGAACTGGTGGGCATGTCAATCACAGAGCTCCATGAACCGGTCGATTCGGCAACGTGGGAAGAATACATAAAACGGATAATAGCGGGAGAATCTATCACTTCCGAATCGGATATTCGCAGAAAGGATGGAGATGTTGTCCGCGTCGAATTCAGCAGCAAGCGAATCCTCATCAGCGGGATTCCTCACGTGCATTCACTGGCGCGCGATGTCACGGAGCGTCGAAAGGCGGAAGCTGCCCGCAAGGAAAGCGAGGATAAGTTTCACGCCCTCGCGGAACAGAATCTGATCGCGTTGTATGTTCTGCAGGAGAATAAGATCAAGTTCGCCAATCAGGCAGCGTCTGAGATGACGGAATTCTCCTTAGAAGAGATATATCGATGGGATATCAAGGAACTGTTTTCGAAATATATTCATCCGGAAGATTCTGCTTTCGTGAGAGAACAGGCAATGAGGAAACAGGCCGGAATGAAAGCCAAGGTCGTCCCCCACTATTCGTACAGGATAATGACCAAAAGTGGCAAGACAAAATGGGTAGATCAGTACTCCAGGAGTATCACGTTCGCCGGGACACCGGCTGATTTCATAATGGTCGTCGACATCACCGAGCAGAAAGAAGCAGACGAGAAACTGAAGGAGAGTGAAAGGTTCAACAGAGCCGTTGTTGAGAACTCACCGCTCGGCGTCTCCGTTCGTGGTCGTGACGGCACTTTGCTAAGCGCAAACAAAGCCTGGAGGAAGATATGGCGCTTCACCGATTCCGAGATTGACGACATGATGACCAGAAAAAAGTCAGATCTAATGTCTGATACTAAGATCAGATATCTTGGGAAGTGGATTCCGGATGTCAGGCGGATCTATGAACAGGGTGGAGAGCTTCACGTACCGGAGGCCAAAGTTGAGAATCCACGTGAAGGCGGCGCGCTGTGGGTGTCGCAGTACTTCTATGCAATCATGAATCGTGATGGCAAGGTCGATCGAGTCGTCATCCTGACTGAAGACATCACGGATCGCAAGAAGATCGCACAGCAATTGGAGGACAGCGAGGCCAGATTCCGAACCACACTCGAATCATCGCCTGATGCGATAGCAGTCGTCGGATTAGATCATGCTGTTTCCTTCTGCAATCAGGCTGCGATGGAGTTGTTCGGATACGAATCCAAAGACGAGATAGTCGGGAAGAGCGCTTTCAATTTCTTCGTTCCGGAAGATCGCCAGACAGCTGCAAAGAACATGGAGCAAATGCACTCGATAGGCTCACTCAGAAATATCGAGTCCACAATGCTAAGGGAAACCGGTGAGACATTTCAGGCAGAAGTATCAGCCGGTTTCATCAGAGATGTGTCCGGACAGCCGACAGCAATCGTGGGGGTAATCAAGGATATCACAGAGAGAAAGCAACAGGAAGCTGTCCTTCGCGAAAGTGAGGAGAAATTCAAAGTTATTGCGGAATCTACGCCGATACCTGTCGTGATCAGCAGACAATCAGACGGTAAGATTCTGTTCGCAAATTCTCTGATTGCACCAGCTTTCAAGTACACGGATGAAGAGCTTAAGAACATTAATAGTGCGGTCTTCTATGACGATCCCGAAAATCTCCGAAGAGTCGAGAAGATGCTCGAAACAGGGCCGGTCCGCAACTACGAGGCCAAAGGGAGAAGATCAGATGGTACGACCTTCTGGGGCACCCTCACCCAGGACAAGATCATGTTTGCGGGGGAGCAGGCCTATCTTGGAGCCTTTCATGACATCACGGAACAGAAGAAGATCATCGAAGCGCTACGTGAAAGCGAGGCTAAGTTCCGGGAATTGGCTGACCTCTTGCCTCAGACCATCTACGAAGCGGACACCAACGGGATGCTTACATTCAGCAACCGTCATGGCTTTGAGTCGACTGGCTACACTCAGGAAGATTTTGACAATGGACTGAACGTCCTGAAGCTATTCAACGGTGCCGACCGAGAGAAAGCAAAGGAGAGGATGCATCGAATTCTTCAGGGCGAGCGGATCGAGGCTACCGAGTATGATCTGGTGAAAAAGGATGGCAGCACATACCCGGTATTGTCATACTCGAGCCAGGTTCTGCGCGGAGGAGTTTCAGTCGGCTTCAGAGGCATTGTGATCGATATAACCGAGAGAAAGAGAGCAGAAAACGAACTGCTCAGAGTCAACGAGGACCTGCGAACCGAGCGATCGAAACTGGAGCACGCCAATATCGCACTTCACGAGGTTCTCAGCAGTATCGAGGATCGCCGCAAAGAGGTTACAAAGCGTGTCAACACCAATATGGAACGGCTTGTGCAGCCTATCCTGGAGAGTCTCAAACGCAAGTCCAGTGAGGAATCCAGGATTATCATTAAGAATCTCGAGAGAACTCTCGAAGAACTGACCTCTCCCTTCACCAGAGATCTGGAAACGAGGATATCGAGGCTGACTCCGCGAGAGATTCAGATTTGTGATATGATCAGGGGTGGCATGAGGTCGGGGGAAATCGCATCGGCCCTGGACATTTCAGAGCTGACAGTGCAGAAGTTTCGCCAGCAGATACGAAAAAAGCTCCGAATTAACAAGAAAAAGATTAATCTCGCTTCCCACTTATGTTCTATGTCTTACAATAGATTAGCGCAGCACTGA
- a CDS encoding sugar transferase → MLKDKIATLRRLHLACDLILTCAAFLLGNHLSTLLNGGSPIGNPAGHLPTQHVLIICVIWGMLIFREKQSYAYRTKPYWRILRDTLRVVIIGTLLFVGWLVATNTLDYGRSFFVIFAASDVILLYGLRVVVLRFLHFLRVRGFSNQNVIVVGTGDLAKSAVDDLKEHPEWGFRVIGLLDWEDMTTLWRYRDIPLIGSLSHMPEIIKNNQVDYVIFAVGHENLDRVDSSFKICEEMGTKACLLADFFSTNIARKEITEFLGRPAVLYSTTSDSRFQIFLKGLIDHVGAMLGLIVISPLMILVAVVIKLTSRGPVFFKQERCGLNGRRFWVLKFRTMVQDAEKLKESLRDQNEMDGPAFKIKNDPRITKLGRILRRTSMDELPQLINVAKGEMSLVGPRPPIPDEVVHYDRWQRRKLSMKPGLTCLWQVGDRNDTTFDEWMNLDLKYIDNWSLWMDTKILLKTIPTVINATGK, encoded by the coding sequence ATGCTGAAGGATAAGATAGCCACACTTCGCAGGTTGCATCTGGCGTGCGATTTAATACTCACCTGCGCGGCATTCCTGCTGGGGAATCATCTCTCGACGCTGCTGAACGGTGGCTCTCCGATCGGCAACCCCGCTGGCCATCTGCCAACTCAGCATGTTCTCATAATCTGTGTCATCTGGGGAATGCTGATATTCCGTGAGAAGCAGTCGTACGCTTACAGGACCAAGCCTTATTGGAGAATCCTGAGAGATACACTGCGTGTAGTCATCATCGGTACCCTGCTATTCGTAGGATGGCTGGTTGCAACCAATACGCTGGACTACGGTCGCTCCTTCTTCGTGATCTTCGCAGCATCCGATGTGATACTACTTTATGGGCTACGAGTTGTAGTTCTTCGATTCCTCCATTTCCTGAGAGTGAGAGGTTTCAGCAATCAGAATGTGATCGTGGTCGGAACCGGAGATTTGGCAAAAAGCGCTGTTGATGATCTGAAAGAGCATCCCGAATGGGGATTTCGAGTGATTGGACTTCTTGACTGGGAAGACATGACAACTCTCTGGCGTTATCGCGACATACCCCTGATAGGATCGCTTTCTCATATGCCGGAAATAATCAAGAATAATCAGGTAGATTATGTCATCTTCGCAGTAGGCCATGAGAATCTTGACAGAGTGGATTCTTCCTTTAAGATCTGCGAAGAGATGGGGACCAAAGCCTGTCTTCTGGCCGATTTCTTCTCCACAAATATAGCGAGAAAAGAAATCACGGAATTTCTGGGCCGACCGGCAGTCCTCTATTCCACCACCTCTGATTCCAGATTTCAGATATTCCTGAAGGGGCTGATCGATCATGTCGGGGCAATGCTCGGTCTGATAGTCATATCTCCATTAATGATTCTGGTTGCTGTGGTGATTAAGCTGACTTCTCGGGGGCCGGTGTTCTTCAAGCAGGAGAGATGTGGTCTCAATGGCAGACGTTTTTGGGTGCTGAAGTTCAGAACCATGGTACAGGATGCTGAGAAGCTCAAGGAATCCCTCAGAGACCAGAACGAAATGGATGGTCCGGCATTCAAAATTAAGAATGACCCGAGAATCACCAAGCTTGGTAGGATCCTCAGGAGAACATCCATGGATGAACTCCCTCAACTGATTAACGTCGCGAAAGGGGAGATGTCGCTGGTCGGACCTCGTCCTCCAATTCCGGATGAAGTCGTGCACTACGATAGGTGGCAGAGGCGAAAGCTATCAATGAAACCGGGATTGACATGCCTCTGGCAGGTCGGTGACCGGAACGACACGACATTCGATGAATGGATGAATCTCGATCTGAAGTACATTGATAACTGGTCTCTTTGGATGGATACAAAGATTCTCCTCAAAACCATTCCGACAGTCATTAACGCTACCGGCAAATAG